In Candidatus Omnitrophota bacterium, a single window of DNA contains:
- a CDS encoding HU family DNA-binding protein — translation MTKKDIVLKIAEETALKQVDVKQVVQKTLDHVIQALAAGKTVELRNFGVFKVKSRKPKMARNPRTGAAVSVPERKVVSFKSGMIMKKKVK, via the coding sequence ATGACAAAGAAAGATATAGTCCTGAAGATCGCCGAAGAGACGGCCTTGAAACAGGTGGATGTCAAGCAGGTCGTGCAGAAGACGCTCGACCATGTCATACAAGCCCTGGCAGCGGGCAAGACAGTAGAGTTGCGTAACTTTGGCGTCTTCAAGGTAAAGAGCCGTAAGCCGAAGATGGCGAGAAATCCCAGGACGGGAGCCGCTGTCTCCGTTCCCGAGAGAAAAGTGGTCTCATTCAAGTCCGGTATGATAATGAAGAAGAAAGTCAAATGA